Genomic DNA from Pseudomonas sp. CCC3.1:
CTGCCAGAAGCTGATGATGCAGCGCCTGGGCGATGCCGGCTTCAAGCTGGAACCGATGCGCATCGAAGACGTCGACAACTTTTGGGCCACCCACGGCAAACACGAAGGCCCGGTGCTGTGCTTCGCCGGCCACACCGACGTGGTACCGACCGGCCCGGTGCAAGCCTGGCAAAACGACCCGTTTGATGCATTGATCGACGAACACGGCATGCTCTGCGGACGTGGCGCTGCCGATATGAAAGGCAGCCTCGCGGCCATGCTGGTCGCTGCCGAGCGCTTCGTCGCGGACTACCCGGACCACAAGGGTTCGGTCGCATTTCTGATCACCAGCGACGAAGAAGGCCCGGCCCATCACGGCACCAAAGCCGTGGTTGAGCGCTTCGCAGCGCGTAATGAGCGTCTGGACTGGTGCATCGTCGGCGAGCCGTCGAGCACTTCGCTGGTCGGTGACGTGGTCAAAAATGGCCGTCGCGGCTCGCTGGGCGCCAAACTCACCGTACGCGGCGTTCAAGGCCACGTGGCCTACCCGCACCTGGCCAAGAACCCGATCCACCTCGCAGCTCCGGCGCTGACTGAGCTGGCGGCTGAGCATTGGGACAACGGCAACGCCTTCTTCCCACCGACCAGCTTCCAGATTTCCAACCTCAATTCCGGTACCGGCGCGACCAACGTGATCCCCGGTGATCTGGTGGCGGTGTTCAACTTCCGCTTCTCGACCGAGTCCACCGTTGAAGGGTTGCAGAAACGTGTCGCCGATATTCTCGACAAGCATGGCCTGGACTGGCACATCGAGTGGGCGCTGTCTGGCCTGCCATTCCTGACCGAGCCGGGCGCCCTGCTGGACGCCGTGTCGTCGAGCATCAAGCACGTGACAGGCCGCGAAACCAAAGCCTCCACCAGCGGCGGCACTTCGGATGGACGCTTTATCGCCACCCTGGGCACGCAAGTGGTTGAACTGGGCCCGGTCAACGCGACCATTCACCAGGTCAACGAACGGGTACTGGCCAGCGATCTCGACGTGCTGACCGAGATTTACTACCAAACCCTGATCAAGTTGCTCGCCTGATGCTCGCGTGCCCTATCTGCTCGGAACCGCTCACGGCAGTCGACAACGGCGTGGTCTGCCCCGCAGGCCATCGCTTTGATCGCGCCCGTCAGGGCTATCTGAACCTGTTGCCGGTGCAGCACAAAAACAGCCGTGACCCTGGCGACAACCAGGCCATGGTTGAAGCCCGCCGCGATTTCCTCAACGCCGGCCATTACGCACCAGTGGCCAAGCGCTTGGCCGAACTGGCCGCCGAACGAGCCCCGCAACGTTGGCTCGACATCGGTTGTGGCGAGGGTTACTACACGGCGCAAATCGCCGACGCCTTGCCGGATGCCGACGGCTACGCGCTGGACATCTCCCGCGAGGCGGTGAAGCGCGCCTGCAAGCGCAACCCGAACCTGACCTGGTTAATCGCCAGCATGGCTCGCGTGCCATTGGCCGACGCCAGTTGCCAGTTTTTGGCCAGCGTATTCAGCCCGCTGGACTGGCTCGAAGCCAAGCGCCTGCTCAGCCCTGGCGGCGGCCTGATGCGTGTCGGCCCAACGCGTGGTCACTTGATGGAGTTGCGCGAACGCCTATACGACGAAGTGCGCGATTACGCAGACGACAAGCACTTGGCGCTGGTGCCCGAAGGCATGCAGTTGCAACACAGCGAAACACTGGAATTCACCCTCAGTTTGAGCGCGCCGCAAGACCGCGCCAACCTGCTGGCCATGACCCCGCACGGCTGGCGCGCCAGCGCCGAGCGTCGGGCTCAGGTCATCGAGCATCCAGAGCCGTTAATCGTGACGGTGTCCATGCGCTACGATTACTTCGTGCTTCAATAACCCTTTTACGGCCTGCGGCACGCGCGGCAGGCCCGACTAATCCGCGAATGGATTTTTCAGACACGCAGTGAGGACATCCATGCGCCAACCCGATATCGAGATTTACCTAAAAGAATCTGTCACCTACAAAGAAGTCGCCGACTGGCTGTCCACCGTGTTGGGTACGTGCTCGGAATGGAAGCAAAAAGGCCAGGTATGGAAATGCACCGCGGGTAACGTCCCGGTGACCTGGATGCCAAAAGCGGTGGGCAAATGGAACAGCCTGTACCTGGAAAGCGACCAAACGCCGTGGGACGACGACATCGCCTGCGCCCGTGATGCCTTCAAGGCCTTGAACGTAGAAGTCCGCTGCGCGCCGGGCACTTGGGTCGAAGAGGAAGGCGAGGAAACCGCTGACAACTGGATCCGCATCAGCGCAGACGGTGAAGAAGAAATCACCTGGCGAACCGGTTCCTGATTCACACCGCAAAACTCTGTAGGAGCGAGCTTGTCTCGCGATCTTTTTAAACGATCAAAAGATCGCGAGGCAAGCTCGCTCCTACACGGTTTATAGTTACAGACCTACCACATCTTCAGCCTGAAACCCTTTATCACCCGTCACGCGGGTGTATTCGACCTGCTGGCCTTCAGCCAGAGAGCGATGGCCTTCACCGCGAATAGCGCGGTAATGCACAAATACGTCGCCCCCCTCTTCACACTGAATAAAACCGTAGCCTTTGGCGTCGTTGAACCATTTCACATTGCCTGTCAAACGTGTGCTCATAGATCCTTCCCCCTTTTTTATTTTTGAATGGGCTTATTGGTTAGCCCGCTAAGAACTGTCGCTCGAACTTAACTCTCTAATACTCGGTCTTACGCAGTATGGCGAAAGAGCCCCGAGTATAAGTCAGCGCGAAGAACACTCAATCAATATTAGTTCGCCGCTTTTTTGCCGAATTTCCAGAGATACGGCACACTACCGGGCCGAGTAAACACTCGTTTTAATCCACTAACGCAGAAGCCGTATGACCCGCTCCCCATTCCACCGTCTCGTCTTTGGCGCCCTGCGTCGCTTGCTGTACCTGTGGGTGCGTTCGGAGACTATTAATCAGTCTTCCCTGTCTCTGAGCCTGGACCGCAGCAGGCCGGTGTTCTACGTCCTGCAATCGCCGTCGATCACCGAACTGGCGGTGGTCGATACCGAGTGCACCAAAGTGGGCCTGCCCCGCCCGGTGTTGCCCGTTGCCGTAGGGGCCATGACCGAGCCCGCAGCGTTCTTCTACCTGACCCCCGAGCCCGATTGGCTGGGCCGTCAGGACAAACGCGGCGCGCCCCCGACCTTGACCCGTCTGGTTGATGGTTTGACCCACACCCCCTCCGAGGATGCACAAATCATTCCGGTCAGCGTGTTCTGGGGTCAGTCACCCGACAGCGAGTCCAGCCCCTGGAAGCTGCTGTTTGCCGACAGCTGGGCGGTCACCGGGCGTCTGCGACGCCTGTTGCGCATCCTAATCCTGGGTCGCAAAACCCGTGTGCAATTCTCTGCGCCTATTCACTTGCGTGAGTTGATCGACCTCAATAAAGGTCACGAACGCACCGTGCGCATGGCGCAACGTATTTTGCGTGTGCACTTTCGTAACCTCAAAACCTCAACCATTGGCCCCGACCTGTCGCACCGTCGCAATTTGGTCAAAGGCCTGGTCAATGAGCCTTCCGTTCGCCAGGCAATTCTCGATGAGGCTGAGCGCGAAAATATCACCCCGGAAAAAGCCAAAGCCCAGGCACTGCGTTACGCCAATGAAATTGCCTCGGATTACACCTACACCGCCATCCGCTTTTTTGAAGTGATCCTGAGCTGGTTCTGGAACAAGATTTACGACGGGGTCAAAGTCAATCACATCGAGGGGGTGCAGAACGTCGCGCAGGGCAACGAAATCATCTACGTGCCGTGTCACCGCAGCCATATCGACTACCTGCTGCTGTCTTACCTGCTGTTTCGCAACGGCCTGACCCCGCCGCACATCGCCGCCGGGATCAACCTCAACATGCCGGTCATCGGCCGCTTGCTGCGCCGTGGCGGTGCCTTCTTCATGCGCCGCACGTTCAAGGGCAACCCGCTGTACACCTCGGTGTTCAACGAATACCTGCATACCTTGTTCACCAAAGGCTTCCCGGTGGAGTACTTCGTTGAAGGCGGCCGCTCGCGTACCGGGCGCATGCTGCAACCCAAAACCGGGATGCTGGCCATCACCCTGCGCAGCTTCTTGCGTTCATCACGCACACCGATTGTGTTCGTGCCGGTGTACATCGGCTACGAGCGCGTACTCGAAGGCCGCACCTACCTGGGCGAACTGCGCGGGGCGAGCAAGAAGAAAGAATCGATTTTCGACATTTTCAAAGTCATCGGCGCCCTCAAGCAGAAATTTGGCCAGGTCGCGGTCAACTTCGGCGAGCCGATCAAACTGGCTGACTTCCTTGATCAGGAACAACCCAACTGGCGCCAGCAAGAACTGGCGCCGCTGTACCGGCCGCAATGGTTGAACGCCACCACCAACCGCCTGGGTGAGAAAGTCGCCCAACACCTCAACGAAGCTGCCGCGATCAACCCGGTCAACCTCGTGGCCCTGGCCTTGCTGTCGACCAGCAAGCTGGCACTGGATGATCGGGCGATGGCTCGGGTGCTGGATTTGTACCTGGCCCTGTTGCGCCGCGTGCCTTACTCGCCGCACACCACCTTGCCGGAGGGTGATGGCCGAGCGTTGATTGAACACGTCAAAGACATGGACCTGCTCTCTGAGCAAAGCGATGCGTTGGGCAAAATCCTCTATCTGGATGAGCAAAACGCGGTGTTGATGACGTACTACCGCAACAACGTGCTGCATATTTTTGCGCTGCCAGCGTTGCTCGCCAGCTTCTTCCAAAGCTCGTCGCGCATGACCCGCGAGCAAATCCTGCGCTACACCCGCGCGCTGTACCCGTACCTGCAATCGGAACTGTTTATCCGCTGGTCGCTGGATGAGCTGGATGGCGTGGTCGATCAATGGCTCGAAGCCTTTGTCGAACAAGGTTTGTTGCGTTTCGAAAATGACATCTACCTGCGCCCGGCGCCGAGCTCGCGGCACTTTGTACTGCTGACGCTGCTGTCCAAAAGCATTGCGCAAACCCTGCAACGCTTCTACATGGCCATCTCGCTGCTGCTCAACAGCGGCCAGAACACCTTGAGCAGCGAAGAGCTGGAAGATCTGTGCACCATGATGGCTCAGCGCCTGTCGATCCTGCACGGGCTCAACGCCCCGGAGTTCTTCGACAAGAGCCTGTTCCGTCACTTCATCGAAACATTGCTTGAACAAGACGTGCTGCGCCGTGATGAGAACGGCAAGTTGAGCTACCACGAACTACTCGGCGAACTGGCCGAAGGCGCAGCCAAACGCGTATTGTCCGCCGAGATTCGCCTGTCTATCCGTCAGGTCGCGTTGCACCGCAGTGAAGACGCTGCCGATCAGCCGGAAAATGCAGGATAAGTTACAAGCTGGGTCAGGACATATCCCTGAAGATCAATGGAAGCGTCCTGACCTGATTTGAGTGTCCAAACTACCGCTAGCCTAGGGGTTGTGCCGACTTTTTCGGCACAACATACACGCTAATAACCAGCAGATAAGGACATCTCAAATGACACAGCAGAACAACACCGGCGGCGTTCATGGCGGTAACGGCATCAAGCCAGCCACCGACAACGGCGGCGTTCACGGCGGCAGCGACATCAAGCCAACCACCGGTAACGGCGGCGTTCATGGCGGCAACGGCATCAAGCCAGCCACCGACAACGGCGGCGTTCATGGCGGCAACGGCATCAAGCCAGCCACCGACAACGGCGGCGTTCATGGCGGCAACGGCATCAAGCCAGCCACCGACAACGGCGGCGTTCACGGCGGCAACGGCATCAATCCAGCCACCGACAACGGCGGCGTTCACGGCGGCAACGGTATCAAGCCAACCACCGGCAACGGCGGCGTTCACGGCGGCAATGGTATCAAGCCAACCATCGGTAACGGCGGCGTTCACGGCGGCAATGGCATCAAACCAGCCACCGGCAGCTTCGGTGCTCCTGGTGACACCTGCGCCCAGCAGAACGAAGACAAGCCTGTGATCACGATTGAAACCGACCGCTTCAAGCTATCGATCTACACTCCTCTCTAAGCACTGACTTAGAACCTGCCTTTACCTTACTGCCGGCTATCTCGGCAGTAAGGATTTCCTCGCTGTTAAGCACATTCAAACCAGACAATGCCGCCCAAATCGAACTTCATTGTTAGACTCCTCTCAATCTCTTCTGCATGACGCCTCTTCTCAGAGATAAAAACGGAGTTTCTCTCATGAAAAAAATCCTTTTACTCAGCCTTACAGCCCTGCTCGGAGCCTGCAGTTCGATGAACTCCACCCCGCAAGCCACGCTTAATGGCGAAGTGTATTACCTGCAACGCATCGCCCTCCCACCGACCGCTACACTTGAAGTGAGCTTGCAGGATGTATCGCTGGCCGATGCACCCGCCATTACCCTGGCCAAGCAAAGTGGCCCGGTCAAAGGCCAGGTGCCGCTGCCGTTCCACCTGACGTACGACCCGGCCGAGGTCAAACCGGGCCACACCTACGCCGTAAGCGCGCGAATTGAAGAAGACGGCAAATTGTTGTTTATCAGCACTGAGCGCAACAGCGTTGACCTTAATGCCAAAACCCTGCAACCCATCCGTTTACGTGTAGATCAAGTTCGTTAATTTAACTCCCCAGATCAAGGAAGCTCCCATGCTGCGCTCTACTCTTCGATTCGCTGGTTTCTGCGCGGGTCTGCTTATTTCGGCTAACGCCTTGGCGTTGTCGTTGAGCGATCTGTCGCAAAAAGACGCCACTGGTGGCCTTAAAGATGCCCTGACCCAAGGTGCGCAAATCGCTGTGAAACAACTGGGCACGCCCGGTGGTTTCAGCAACAACCCCGAAGTCAAAATCGAATTGCCGGGCAACCTCGGCAAAGTCGCGAAAAAGATGAAGCAATTTGGCATGGGAGCGCAGGTCGACGAACTGGAAACCAGCATGAACAAAGCCGCAGAAGCGGCGGTGCCTCAGGCGCAAGCCTTGCTGGTGAATGCCGTGAAAAACATGAGTGTGTCGGATGCCAAAGGCATTTTGACCGGCGGTCAGGATTCAGCCACGCAGTACCTGAACAAAAGCAGCCGTGAGCAGATACGCGCCAAGTTCCTGCCTATCGTCAAACAGGCGACCGACAAAGTGGGTCTGGCGCAGCAATACAACAGCTTTGCAGGCCAAGCCGCCTCATTCGGTGTGGTCGACGCAAAAAGCGCCAACATCGAAAGCTACGTGACGGAAAAAGCCCTGGATGGCTTGTTTGAAATGATCGGTAAACAAGAAGAAAGCATCCGCCAAAACCCGGCCGCAGCAGCAACCAGCTTGGCGAAAAAGGTATTTGGGGCGCTGTAAGCCGCACCCTGCCTCGCGATCTTTTAAAAGGTCAAAAAATCGCGAGGCAAGCTCGGTCTTACACAAAGCGGTTGCGTTAGACCTTCTTCACCTTGAACCACGCCGCATACAGCGCCGGCAAGAACAGCAAGGTCAGCGCCGTGGCCACGATCAGCCCCCCCATGATCGCCACCGCCATTGGCCCGAAGAACACGCTGCGTGACAACGGGATCATCGCCAGCACCGCCGCCAACGCGGTCAGCACAATCGGCCGGAACCGACGTACCGTCGCTTCAATAATGGCCTGCCACGCATCCAGCCCCGACGCTCTGTCCTGCTCGATCTGGTCCACCAGGATCACCGAGTTGCGCATGATCATCCCGGACAAGGCAATCGTGCCAAGCATCGCCACAAAACCAAAGGGTTTGCCGAACACCAGCAAGAACAAGGTCACCCCGATCAAGCCCAGCGGCGCGGTCAAGAACACCATGGCCATGCGCGAGAAGCTGCGCAGTTGCACCATCAGCAACGTCAGCACCACCACGATAAACAACGGCACACCGGCTTTCACCGAGTCCTGTCCGCGCGCGGAATCTTCAACCGTACCGCCCACTTCCAACAGATAACCGTCAGGCAATTGCGCACGAACGTCTTCCAGCGTCGGAAGAATCTGTTGCACCAAGGTCGCAGGTTGTTCCTTGCCGTAAATATCCGCTCGCACCGTCACAGTAGGCAGACGATTGCGGTGCCAAATGATGCCTTCTTCAAAGCCATATTCCAGGGTCGCGATTTGCGACAAGGC
This window encodes:
- the dapE gene encoding succinyl-diaminopimelate desuccinylase; its protein translation is MTAHADLSPTLQLACDLIRRPSVTPIDADCQKLMMQRLGDAGFKLEPMRIEDVDNFWATHGKHEGPVLCFAGHTDVVPTGPVQAWQNDPFDALIDEHGMLCGRGAADMKGSLAAMLVAAERFVADYPDHKGSVAFLITSDEEGPAHHGTKAVVERFAARNERLDWCIVGEPSSTSLVGDVVKNGRRGSLGAKLTVRGVQGHVAYPHLAKNPIHLAAPALTELAAEHWDNGNAFFPPTSFQISNLNSGTGATNVIPGDLVAVFNFRFSTESTVEGLQKRVADILDKHGLDWHIEWALSGLPFLTEPGALLDAVSSSIKHVTGRETKASTSGGTSDGRFIATLGTQVVELGPVNATIHQVNERVLASDLDVLTEIYYQTLIKLLA
- a CDS encoding putative RNA methyltransferase, with amino-acid sequence MLACPICSEPLTAVDNGVVCPAGHRFDRARQGYLNLLPVQHKNSRDPGDNQAMVEARRDFLNAGHYAPVAKRLAELAAERAPQRWLDIGCGEGYYTAQIADALPDADGYALDISREAVKRACKRNPNLTWLIASMARVPLADASCQFLASVFSPLDWLEAKRLLSPGGGLMRVGPTRGHLMELRERLYDEVRDYADDKHLALVPEGMQLQHSETLEFTLSLSAPQDRANLLAMTPHGWRASAERRAQVIEHPEPLIVTVSMRYDYFVLQ
- a CDS encoding cold-shock protein, whose product is MSTRLTGNVKWFNDAKGYGFIQCEEGGDVFVHYRAIRGEGHRSLAEGQQVEYTRVTGDKGFQAEDVVGL
- the plsB gene encoding glycerol-3-phosphate 1-O-acyltransferase PlsB produces the protein MTRSPFHRLVFGALRRLLYLWVRSETINQSSLSLSLDRSRPVFYVLQSPSITELAVVDTECTKVGLPRPVLPVAVGAMTEPAAFFYLTPEPDWLGRQDKRGAPPTLTRLVDGLTHTPSEDAQIIPVSVFWGQSPDSESSPWKLLFADSWAVTGRLRRLLRILILGRKTRVQFSAPIHLRELIDLNKGHERTVRMAQRILRVHFRNLKTSTIGPDLSHRRNLVKGLVNEPSVRQAILDEAERENITPEKAKAQALRYANEIASDYTYTAIRFFEVILSWFWNKIYDGVKVNHIEGVQNVAQGNEIIYVPCHRSHIDYLLLSYLLFRNGLTPPHIAAGINLNMPVIGRLLRRGGAFFMRRTFKGNPLYTSVFNEYLHTLFTKGFPVEYFVEGGRSRTGRMLQPKTGMLAITLRSFLRSSRTPIVFVPVYIGYERVLEGRTYLGELRGASKKKESIFDIFKVIGALKQKFGQVAVNFGEPIKLADFLDQEQPNWRQQELAPLYRPQWLNATTNRLGEKVAQHLNEAAAINPVNLVALALLSTSKLALDDRAMARVLDLYLALLRRVPYSPHTTLPEGDGRALIEHVKDMDLLSEQSDALGKILYLDEQNAVLMTYYRNNVLHIFALPALLASFFQSSSRMTREQILRYTRALYPYLQSELFIRWSLDELDGVVDQWLEAFVEQGLLRFENDIYLRPAPSSRHFVLLTLLSKSIAQTLQRFYMAISLLLNSGQNTLSSEELEDLCTMMAQRLSILHGLNAPEFFDKSLFRHFIETLLEQDVLRRDENGKLSYHELLGELAEGAAKRVLSAEIRLSIRQVALHRSEDAADQPENAG
- a CDS encoding YbaY family lipoprotein, whose amino-acid sequence is MKKILLLSLTALLGACSSMNSTPQATLNGEVYYLQRIALPPTATLEVSLQDVSLADAPAITLAKQSGPVKGQVPLPFHLTYDPAEVKPGHTYAVSARIEEDGKLLFISTERNSVDLNAKTLQPIRLRVDQVR
- a CDS encoding DUF4197 domain-containing protein, with amino-acid sequence MLRSTLRFAGFCAGLLISANALALSLSDLSQKDATGGLKDALTQGAQIAVKQLGTPGGFSNNPEVKIELPGNLGKVAKKMKQFGMGAQVDELETSMNKAAEAAVPQAQALLVNAVKNMSVSDAKGILTGGQDSATQYLNKSSREQIRAKFLPIVKQATDKVGLAQQYNSFAGQAASFGVVDAKSANIESYVTEKALDGLFEMIGKQEESIRQNPAAAATSLAKKVFGAL